ATATGTCTCTGGGAAGGTACACAATAACTGTGAGCACACCTCTCGCCGAAGGAAGCATAATCCCCAAGTCCGAGCACAACATCTTCAACAGTTACGTTCATGACGAGATACTACCTATACTTCACGGGACGGACGAGCAGAGGCAGTCGATGGCTCTCGCGCTAGGGCCGGACTCGATAGCTTTCGGGACGCAGAAGGATTCGCTGTACGAGGTAAACATTGTGTGCGACATTGACGGCGGAACATTCTACAAGCAGTTCAACTTCTACGCGGTCAACCCGGGCTTCTACATCATACTTGTTGCTGACACGACGAGGCTTCACCGCGAGCAGGAGGAACGCAGCCGACAGCTTGAGGACGCACTAGCCCTCGCGAAAGCAGCAACCGAGCAGGCACGCCGCGCGAACAGTGCCAAGAGCGAATTTCTCGCCAACATGTCGCATGAGATTCGTACGCCGATTAACGCTGTTTTAGGCATGAACGAGATGATTATCAGGGAGAGCACCAACAGCCGCATCACCACCTACGCCCGCAACATCGAGAGCGCAGGACGTAACCTTCTTTCAATCATCAACGACATTCTTGACTTCAGCAAGATTGAGGCCGGAAAGATGGAGATTTCGGAGGCAGACTACAAGCTCAGCTCCGTGCTCAACGACGTAACGAACATGATAGTGTTCAAGGCGCGGCAGAAGGACTTGCAGTTCACGGTGAACGTTGACGAGGCACTGCCGGACGGACTTTTCGGCGACGAAGTCAGGGTGAGGCAGGTTATCACGAACATCCTCAACAACGCCGTGAAGTACACCCATGAAGGCAGCGTAACAATGGACGTGAGCGGCGAGATGACTGCGGAGGAGAGCATTGAGCTCGTGATACGCATAACGGACACGGGCATCGGCATCAAGGAAGACGACCTGCCCAAGCTGTTCAAGAAGTTCGAGCGGGTTGACCTCGTCAAGAACAACACAGTAGAGGGCACGGGGCTCGGCCTGTCGATAACGCAGAACCTCCTGCGTATGATGGGCGGACATGTCAGCGTTGAGAGCGTTTACGGTCAGGGCTCGACGTTCACGATTCACCTTCCGCAGAAAATCATCTCTCCCGAACCCATCGGCAACTTCCACGAAAAGTTTGAGCGTTACGTCCACGCCCTCAAGGCCTACAGGGAGTCCTTCAAAGCTCCTGATGCGTTCCTTCTTGTCGTCGACGATACGGACATGAACTTGACGGTGATTGAGGGGCTGCTCAGCAAGACGGAGATAAACCTTGACACAGCATCGAGCGGACAGGAAGCACTGGGCTTCACGACACAGAAGAAGTACGACCTGATTCTGATGGATCACCGTATGCCCGGAATGGACGGAACCCAGACCATGAACAACATCCGTGCGCAGGACGGCGGGCTGAACGCGGACACGCCGATAATCTGCCTGACTGCCGACGCAGTTAGCGGAGCACGAGCAAAGTACATAGAGCAGGGTTTTACTGACTACCTGTCGAAGCCCGTTGACGGCCCGAACCTTGAAGCTGCCCTGATAAAATATCTTCCCGACGAGAAAATCATTGTGCAGGAAGAAGCAGAGGAAGAACAGGCAGAACCGCAGGGACTCTCGCCTCTCGAGGAGTTCTACTCGCAGACTGAGGGGCTGGATTACGCGGAAGCCGTCAAGAACTGCGCGACAGAAGAGATTCTCGCCAAGACCCTGCAGCAGTTCTACAACTCCATAGCCAACAACCTGCGGGACATCAGCAAGTTCTTTGAGGAACAGGACATCCCCAACTACACCATTAAGGTACACGCCCTCAAGAGCTCGGCAAGGTTAATCGGTGCGCAGGAACTCTCCGACATGGCACGGCATCTCGAGGACTGCGGGAACGCCGGGGATCTCGACGAAATTGCGGCCAGGACACCGGCACTCCTTGAACGCTACGGTGAGTATCTCGGCAAGCTCGAACCGCTCTACAAGAAGGACGATGATGCACCGCTGATCGAACCCGAGAGGCTTCATGAGGCATACGAGGCGATAAAGGAATTTACGGCGATGTTCGATAGTGATTCTATAGACGGAATAATATCAATGCTGCGGGAGTACAGGATTCCCAGCGACGAGGCCGAACGCTTCAACGTCATAGCTTCATGTGCGGATGCTGCGGACTGGGGCGGTCTTGAAGAAGCATTGAAGAACGTATAGGAGGGATTGCATGAAGCAGAAAGTTTTGTACGTAAGCGACAGGCCTTCGATGGGAGCAGATATGCTCATCAAGACGCTTGGGGATGAGTTCGAGATTCTGAAGGCACGCAGCAGCGACGAGATAAAGCATGTGCCGGGAATCGTCCTCGTGAATCTGGCCGGGCTCGAGAGTTCGGAGAGGGTAAAGGCTTTCACCGGCGCAAAGATATTCCTTCTGGGCAATCAGGCAGAGGCTGATGCGTCGGACATTGCCGGATCAGAAAAGTTAATCAGGCCGTTCAACGCGAAGGAGATTCGGGAGAAGCTGGAGGGTTTGTCTCAGACAGGAGAGGCGCAGAAGACCTTGCTGCTGGTGGACGATGACGCTGTGATGATTCGGACACTGCGCGAGGGGCTGAGCACGAGCTACAAGGTGCTTCCCGCGAACTCCGGGACGAATGCGCTGAAGATTCTCGAACGCACGAAGCCTGACCTGATTCTGCTGGATTACGAGATGCCGGAAATGACCGGGCCGGAAGTTCTTGCGACTCTCAGGGCTAAGGAGGAGACGGCCGGGATTCCTGTGATGTTCCTTACGGCCAAGAACGACTTGGGGAGCATCTCGCTGATCGAAGCCTTGAAGCCTCAGGGGCACATGCTGAAGACTTTGCCATTACGGGAGATAAAGGCTATCATTCAGAAATTCTTTGACGGAAAGTAGACCACACAGCCCCCTTGCAGTACAGCAGGGGGGATTTGTACTATAATACACTCATCCAAAGTTTTCACAACAATCATCAAGGGAAGGTGTTTATCCACTATGGGGGTACGTAAACCCGAAGATACCCGCAGTTTCGCATTATGTGCGCACGGCGGGGCAGGCAAGACCTCACTGGCCGAAGCAATGCTTTTCGACAACGGCAATATCGGCAGGATGGGCAGTGTCCAGAACGGCAACACAGTAAGCGATTTCCAGTCAGAGGAACAGAAGCGCAGCATCTCAATCTCCACCTCACTAATGACCCTCGAACGCAAAGGCAAAACGTTCTTCGTCCTTGACGCACCCGGCTACGCAGACTTCACCGGCGAAATGAGCGCGGCAATCCGTGTCGCGGACACAGCAGTGATTCTCGTGAGCAGTGTCGGCGGCATCGAGGTACAGACCAGCAAGGCTTGGGAGTACGCAGAGCACCACAACGCTCCTGTGTCGTTCGTGGTCTCGAAGATGGACAGGGAAAATGCAGACTTCGAGAAAGTGCTTGACGACATTCAGAGCCAGTTCTCCAAGAACGCTCTTCCTGTGCTGCTTCCTATCGGGAGTGCGGAGAAGTTCACGGGAGTCGTCGATGTCCTCAAGGGCAAAGCCTACACCTACAAGCCGGACGGGAGCGGAAAATTCACGGAGGGCGAAATTCCTGCGGACTTGGCCGGAGAAGCGGAGAGCGCGCGTGAAGCACTCATTGAAGCCGCCGTCGAGATGGATGATGCTCTGATGGAGAAGTACTTAGAGGGCGAAGCAGTCAGCGAGGCAGACCTTGAACGCACCCTGAAGCTGGCTGTTGCGGCACGAAGGATAATGCCCGTCGTAGCACTCTCAGCGACCGCGAACATCGGAGTTCCGCAGTTCATGGACTTTGTGGCGGACTACTTCCCGTCGCCTGTGGACATCGGAGCTGTCGAGGGTGCAGAGCCCAAGACCGACGCACCTTTCTCCGCACTGTGCTTCAAGGTTATGGCTGATGCGTTCGTCGGGAAGCTGTCGTTCATCCGCGTGTACTCGGGAACTCTCTCCTCCGAAGGCAGCAGCATCTACAACGTCAGCAAGGGCGAAGAAGAGCGCATCTCCTCCTTCAAGCTGATGACCGGCAAGGACGGAAAGGACGTTAAGGAAGTCATAGCCGGAGACATCGTAGCGATACCGAAGCTCCAGAGCGCGCGCGTAGGACACACTCTCGCGACAAAGGGCGGTTTCTCCGGGCAGTTCAAGCCGATAGAGTTCCCGAAGCCGGTATACAGTGTCGCGGTTGTGGCCAAGACCAGAGCCGACGAGGACAAGCTCGGCAACGCAATTTCCCGCACGCTCGAAGAAGACTGCTCGCTGACGTTCGAGAAGAACGCGGAGACAAGGGATAACGTACTCTCAGGAATGGGAGACATGCACATAGACATAGTGCTGGCCAAGATGAAGGAACGTTACGGCGTTGACCTCGAGACCAGAACCCCGCAGGTGCCTTACCGCGAGACCATCCGCAAGGTTGCAGAAGCTCAGGGCAAACATAAGAAGCAGTCCGGCGGGCACGGGCAGTACGGAGATGTGTACATCAGGTACAGGCCTCTTGAGCGCGGCGCAGGGTTCGAGTTCATTGACAGCGTAGTCGGCGGAGCAGTACCGCGCAACTTCATTCCGGCGGTCGAGAAGGGACTTCGTGAGTACATGACCGCAGGGCCTCTCGCGGGATTCCCGGTTGTGGACTTCAGCGCAGAACTCTACTACGGAAGCTATCACGACGTTGACAGCTCGGAAATGTCCTTCAAGCTCGCAACGAGGCTTTCTTTCCGCAAGGGCATTATGGACGCGAATCCTGTCCTGCTTGAGCCCGTTATGGATGTTGAAGTTACTGTGCCTGAAAGGTTCATGGGCGACGTTATGGGCGACTTCAACAGCCGCAGAGGCCGCATCATGGGCATGGAAGGACACGGTAAGCTGCAGGTCGTGAAGGCGCAGTGCCCGCTTGCTGAAATGTTCAGGTACGCGATAATCCTGAGGTCGATGACGAGCGGCGAGGGTTCGTTCTCGATGGAGTATTCTCACTACGAGGAAGTTCCGGGCGACATCGCGAAGAAGGTTATTGCGGCGCACAAGAAGGAAGACGAGGACGAGGAGTAGCAGTAAAGTTTTGCGCCCTCCTGTTCTTGAAGCAGGGGGGTATTATTATGCAGAGGTGTAATAGTTTATGGCTAATGTTAAGTTTTCCGCGCACCATTATCTGCTGATGATACTTTTTGCCGGACTTGGCACAGCGGGAGTATGGTGGATGTTTCATGACGGAGCTACTTGGACGGATTTCCCGACTCAGTGGCGGATATGCGTGTATACTCTTCGCGGCATGGATATATACTCGTTCAGGGGAACAGCTGATTATCTGCCGGAGATCGGAGCAATAAGCGAGGGCTTCCACGCTTCGCCTTTCGGGCTTGTGCTGGAAAATCTGTTCTACGGAGGTTTTCTGCCGTTCAATGCCGCAAAAATATACTTCATTGCGCTCAACATAGCAGTGATTGTCATTGCGTCTTGCCTGCTGTACCAGAAGACAGCAAAACTCTCTCAGGAACTGGGAATAATGTCGTTCTTGGTGTCTCTGACATCGGTGAACTTCTTCATATCGACGCACGAGGGCAACGCAGGAGGAATGATCTGTGCTTTTCTAGTTATCGCGTGGCTCATTCTTGAGGAGCATCCGTACACTTCGGGAATACTCATCGGCTTCGCGATGGTCAAGCCGCAAGATGCCGCTATCGTTTGCATCGCGCTTCTCCTGATGAAGAAAGTTCTTTCGGTTGTTGTGGCAGCTGTGATTGACGTTGCTGCATGGCTGGTCTCATCTTTGCTCCTGAAGCGCGGAATGCTGGAGCTACTTCAGGAATTTCTGTTTGCCCCTAACGCTCTGCCTGTCGGTTCTTCGGAGGCGAGACCATTCGCTGGGATATTCTCTCTTGTGTCCGATAATTTTCTGTACGCGACGGCAGCAAGCATGGTGTTCGGAATAATATTCCTGTTTTGGGTTTACCGTTCG
This window of the Synergistaceae bacterium genome carries:
- the fusA gene encoding elongation factor G, with protein sequence MGVRKPEDTRSFALCAHGGAGKTSLAEAMLFDNGNIGRMGSVQNGNTVSDFQSEEQKRSISISTSLMTLERKGKTFFVLDAPGYADFTGEMSAAIRVADTAVILVSSVGGIEVQTSKAWEYAEHHNAPVSFVVSKMDRENADFEKVLDDIQSQFSKNALPVLLPIGSAEKFTGVVDVLKGKAYTYKPDGSGKFTEGEIPADLAGEAESAREALIEAAVEMDDALMEKYLEGEAVSEADLERTLKLAVAARRIMPVVALSATANIGVPQFMDFVADYFPSPVDIGAVEGAEPKTDAPFSALCFKVMADAFVGKLSFIRVYSGTLSSEGSSIYNVSKGEEERISSFKLMTGKDGKDVKEVIAGDIVAIPKLQSARVGHTLATKGGFSGQFKPIEFPKPVYSVAVVAKTRADEDKLGNAISRTLEEDCSLTFEKNAETRDNVLSGMGDMHIDIVLAKMKERYGVDLETRTPQVPYRETIRKVAEAQGKHKKQSGGHGQYGDVYIRYRPLERGAGFEFIDSVVGGAVPRNFIPAVEKGLREYMTAGPLAGFPVVDFSAELYYGSYHDVDSSEMSFKLATRLSFRKGIMDANPVLLEPVMDVEVTVPERFMGDVMGDFNSRRGRIMGMEGHGKLQVVKAQCPLAEMFRYAIILRSMTSGEGSFSMEYSHYEEVPGDIAKKVIAAHKKEDEDEE
- a CDS encoding DUF2029 domain-containing protein, whose translation is MANVKFSAHHYLLMILFAGLGTAGVWWMFHDGATWTDFPTQWRICVYTLRGMDIYSFRGTADYLPEIGAISEGFHASPFGLVLENLFYGGFLPFNAAKIYFIALNIAVIVIASCLLYQKTAKLSQELGIMSFLVSLTSVNFFISTHEGNAGGMICAFLVIAWLILEEHPYTSGILIGFAMVKPQDAAIVCIALLLMKKVLSVVVAAVIDVAAWLVSSLLLKRGMLELLQEFLFAPNALPVGSSEARPFAGIFSLVSDNFLYATAASMVFGIIFLFWVYRSLPAEMPGIFKIYPAFMAVTFWCYSWALDSYVLIVPACLCLWLMFRSSSRREFWGWMLWGLFCVSGAFFRSAVCRVLMRAYADIGYYKAYDIARTLNEVGIIILGIVICVELRRIYREASS
- a CDS encoding response regulator, translated to MPDDSRRNFVDTIKQLGGNSILLRTIGGRYETLYVSPEYSAMMEDSEEASASYDVMRDIDEVIYHEDRELAQYMLKHCEAPDKSRSIQIRKVTAKHNVIWCDVRCSRVSSGEDEYLYMTFSDITLFKSYEEKIRTSYDSLGQTFYHQDEHTLAMFRVDLTLDHVDEARGKDLFSHDREEPVYSELIRRRARHYINFMERKKFLDTFSVNSLLDVYVKSRIGIKQVLLSRREKGIISYVEISAMMTRNPLNGHVIAFITERECNDTKAYQTIVDKILSRQFEMIAYMSLGRYTITVSTPLAEGSIIPKSEHNIFNSYVHDEILPILHGTDEQRQSMALALGPDSIAFGTQKDSLYEVNIVCDIDGGTFYKQFNFYAVNPGFYIILVADTTRLHREQEERSRQLEDALALAKAATEQARRANSAKSEFLANMSHEIRTPINAVLGMNEMIIRESTNSRITTYARNIESAGRNLLSIINDILDFSKIEAGKMEISEADYKLSSVLNDVTNMIVFKARQKDLQFTVNVDEALPDGLFGDEVRVRQVITNILNNAVKYTHEGSVTMDVSGEMTAEESIELVIRITDTGIGIKEDDLPKLFKKFERVDLVKNNTVEGTGLGLSITQNLLRMMGGHVSVESVYGQGSTFTIHLPQKIISPEPIGNFHEKFERYVHALKAYRESFKAPDAFLLVVDDTDMNLTVIEGLLSKTEINLDTASSGQEALGFTTQKKYDLILMDHRMPGMDGTQTMNNIRAQDGGLNADTPIICLTADAVSGARAKYIEQGFTDYLSKPVDGPNLEAALIKYLPDEKIIVQEEAEEEQAEPQGLSPLEEFYSQTEGLDYAEAVKNCATEEILAKTLQQFYNSIANNLRDISKFFEEQDIPNYTIKVHALKSSARLIGAQELSDMARHLEDCGNAGDLDEIAARTPALLERYGEYLGKLEPLYKKDDDAPLIEPERLHEAYEAIKEFTAMFDSDSIDGIISMLREYRIPSDEAERFNVIASCADAADWGGLEEALKNV
- a CDS encoding response regulator, with amino-acid sequence MKQKVLYVSDRPSMGADMLIKTLGDEFEILKARSSDEIKHVPGIVLVNLAGLESSERVKAFTGAKIFLLGNQAEADASDIAGSEKLIRPFNAKEIREKLEGLSQTGEAQKTLLLVDDDAVMIRTLREGLSTSYKVLPANSGTNALKILERTKPDLILLDYEMPEMTGPEVLATLRAKEETAGIPVMFLTAKNDLGSISLIEALKPQGHMLKTLPLREIKAIIQKFFDGK